Within Hydrogenoanaerobacterium saccharovorans, the genomic segment GGTTAATGATGTAGGGTATTTTCAGCGAATCCAGGCGTTTTTTCAGCCCTTCAAAGTGGCTCTTACAATCATCACAGATATAATCAAGCACTTTGGGCGCGTCTTTTGCAATTTCAGCACAAACAGGGCTTTTGCAATCTAAAATGCGCATCGGGTTTTTTTCAAGGCGGCCAAGACATGTTTCGCATAGCTTTTCCTGATGTGCTTTAAAATATGCGATGAGTGCTTTGTGATATTCGGCACGACAGGTGGGGCAGCCAATGGAGTTGAGCTCGAGTGTTAAATCTTTTACACCCAGTGTATCAAAAATTTCGTGCACCATAGCAATTACTTCTGCATCGCATGCAGGCGAATCGGAGCCGTAAACCTCGGCACCGAACTGGTGGAACTCACGTAGTCTGCCCGCCTGGGGTTTTTCGTAGCGGAAGCAGGATACATTGTAGCTCACCTTTACGGGCAGAGCACCGTTGAGCAAGCCGTTTTGAATGGCAGCGCGCGCCATACCTGCGGTACCCTCGGGGCGCAGCGTGATAGAGCGGTTGCCCTTATCTAAAAACGTATACATCTCTTTTTGCACCACATCGGTGGTGTCACCTACCGAGCGGTTGAACAATTCGGTATGCTCAAAGGTGGGAACTCTCATTTCCTGAAAGCCGTACAGCTTTGCAATCTCCATGGTAAGCTGTTCAACATACTGCCACTTATAGCTTTCCTGCGGCAAAACATCTTGCGTGCCTTTTGGCGCCTGTGTCAACAATGCCATTTTGTTCTCTCCTTTTATTTTTTAGCGGCTTTTCTACAGCCAGTGTTGATAAATTTTTTGTTTGTTGTTCGCCCCTACATGGTTGGTGCAAGCCCTGTGGCTACGTGGTTTACAATTTGGAGCTTACACGAACCTATGCTCGGCTTGGGTGTGGCACTGCCCACAAAAAAAATACTCCTATCCCTGTAATAGGGACGGAGTATCATAACCCGTGGTGCCACCCTGATTGAGCGCATATGCGCCCCACTCGAGAACCTTTTAACGCAAGGCAAACGGACGAGAACTACACAGCAATTTGCCTTCGCTCTGCCAACTCTCGGGGGTCTGTTCACTGCACGCATTGCACAAACACGCTTTCAGCCGCGGCGTGTTCTCTCTGTAGTGTGCGGGGGTTACTTTTCCCGATACAATCGCTTTTAACACGTATATTGTACAACTTTTACTACAAAAAGTAAACATCAAGTTTTACCGCCGCTACCCGCTGTTTAGCGAATGTTGCCGGTTGTTTTTGGGTTGACGATGTTTCTCCAATCGAGGTCTCCGCGCTCTAATGCATGGATGAGTGCCTCGGCGGTAGCAATATTGGTTGCAACCGGAATGTTATGCACATCGCAAAGACGCAACAGCTGTGCTTCGTCAATATCGTTGGGCTTTACGGTAAGCGGATCGCGGAAGAACAGCAAAAGGTCAATTTCGTTGCAGGCAATACGCGCTGCAACCTGCTGGTCGCCGCCCTGTCTGCCGCTTAAAAAACCCACTATTTCAAGTCCGGTAGCCTCCGACACCATCTTTGCGGTTGTACCTGTTCCGCAAAGGTTATGGCGGCTGAGTATCCCGCAATATGCAATACAAAATTGTACCATAAGTTCTTTTTTCGAATCGTGAGCTGTTACTGCTATATTCACAAATTTCCCTCCAATTGTAATTCTATGTATTACTGAAACGATTTATTTAACATTAATAGACTGCTAAATCCACAAATTCACCTGTGATGCGCCTTGCTATATTTTGCAGTGCTCTGCCCGCCAAATAGCGCACAGGCAGCATGCGCCCCTGAGACAATGCCCGCACCATTTCGGGCTCGTAGGGTATTACACCAATAAGCGGCTCAAGCACGGTGTCAATTACCACGTCGAGGTTGGGCAGTACCTCTAGCTTGCCGCGGTTTGTTTTTACTTTGTTAATGATAATACGCTGTTTTTTCAAGCCTCGGTCATCATCGAGGTAATCGGACAAAATTTTGGCATCTCGCATCGAAATAGGGTCCGGCGTAACAACAAGCAGCGCCAAATCAGATACCTTTGCGATATCGGCAAGAGTCCTGCCAAAGCCCG encodes:
- a CDS encoding methylglyoxal synthase; this translates as MNIAVTAHDSKKELMVQFCIAYCGILSRHNLCGTGTTAKMVSEATGLEIVGFLSGRQGGDQQVAARIACNEIDLLLFFRDPLTVKPNDIDEAQLLRLCDVHNIPVATNIATAEALIHALERGDLDWRNIVNPKTTGNIR
- the hisS gene encoding histidine--tRNA ligase, with product MLTQAPKGTQDVLPQESYKWQYVEQLTMEIAKLYGFQEMRVPTFEHTELFNRSVGDTTDVVQKEMYTFLDKGNRSITLRPEGTAGMARAAIQNGLLNGALPVKVSYNVSCFRYEKPQAGRLREFHQFGAEVYGSDSPACDAEVIAMVHEIFDTLGVKDLTLELNSIGCPTCRAEYHKALIAYFKAHQEKLCETCLGRLEKNPMRILDCKSPVCAEIAKDAPKVLDYICDDCKSHFEGLKKRLDSLKIPYIINPNIVRGLDYYTKTVFEFVTNSIGAQGTVCGGGRYDGMIEQLGGPKLAGIGFAMGLERLIKVMEASGAEFPQRTPCTIYIGSIGEEASVKAFALVNELRKEGFYAECDTVGRSVKAQMKYADKLGCQFSCILGDNELAAGKALVKNMSTGETKEVAFDDLVDFIYDEQVSVITCGIEQANITEEK
- a CDS encoding AAA family ATPase yields the protein MMAKIIMITSGKGGVGKSSVCSGLGYHLARLGKKVLILEMDSGLRCLDIMLGVNETTVHDISDVLCGRCEPIKAIYQSPITENLSMMPATFRPDSTYSSELFHKLCKGLSSYYDYILIETPAGFGRTLADIAKVSDLALLVVTPDPISMRDAKILSDYLDDDRGLKKQRIIINKVKTNRGKLEVLPNLDVVIDTVLEPLIGVIPYEPEMVRALSQGRMLPVRYLAGRALQNIARRITGEFVDLAVY